The window CGAGGACTGCACGGACGACGTGTCGAGCGGCGCCGGCGCCACGTCGCCCGCCGCGTCGCCGCGCCCCGACGACGACTCCACGCAGAGCAGCGGCGGCGGCCACCTGTGGCCCTCCATGCAGGACCTCAACACGCGCTTGCGCCGCCTCATCACCGCCTACCAGCGGAACTACAAGCGCGAGGAGCTCAAGCTGCAGCAGCGGGCCAAGGTGCGCCACGAGGCCGGCGGACGCCGCGCGCCTACCGACCCGTCGGGACGTCGCGGGTTCGATGCCCGCACGGGACGACTGTGTGTGCGATCCACTATTAATAGTTTCGGGTCCGGTTgtgctttgcgtccgttgttccCCGCTACACGAGATTAATTCTtaatgcgagagttgtcttttatataaaacaaaaaaacaggtGTCTTTTTTCTTGCGGTTTATTAAAGCAAATAATCTTACAGATGGAACGAAGAGAGCGAATGGATCAACTGGCGAGAGATGAAGTTTCGCAGTGGCGCTGGACTCGAGCCGACGAAGAGGCTTTTCGACGTACGGTCGCATCTTATGGAGTGGAATTCGATCCGACTACGAAGAGCCTTCGTTGGAGTCGTTTCAGAACGTTGGCTCGTTTGGACTCCAAAAGCGATGACGCTTTAACCGATTACTTGAAGGCTTTCATGGCTATGTGTAAACGTCAATGTGGATTGTCCGTGGGTGAAGCCGAGTTGCCCACTCGAGCAGATCTAAAAGCTGAGCCTATTGGAGAAGATAGAGCCATTGCTACTCTCGAAAggtaaatataattcaaaattatctttGTTTACGGTAAATTTACGTTactttacagttttattgtattaataaatattagtatcttatagtaaaatattttttgtcgtatAGAATCGACCTGCTACGAGTTTTACGTGAAGAAGTCGCCCCACACCCTGCGCTCGATACCAGACTTGCGCTGTGCGAGCGTTCACCAGACACGCCACCATGGTGGCAACCTGCTCGACATGACAAGTTATTAGTCCTGGGCGTATGCAAGTAAGTAATTAAGCAATTATCATACTGAGCCCACGATTATAGAAGGATACATGTGGCGGGCATAGTCGCAGATTAGATTTATAGTGTAAAAAATGGTGATAATAAGTCTAAATCCTCTGATCCCATCTAATGCATTTCCGTCTATCAgagaaagatttttcaaaatattagaaaaataataacttacgtaaataaaagataattttattcctataaattatattaattgaattcCAAACGGACGATGTAACTAAAGTGAGACGCTTTATTAAATCTGACTATCGGTCAACAGGCACGGATTAGGGGATACATACAGCAAGCTGTTCTGCGACCCGAAAATGCCTTTCGCCGACTGCGCCAGCAAGTGGTACTCAGGTCACAAGACCGGGAGCGGAAGCAGGAGCGGCGACGCCCAGAAGATATCGTCGGACGAGGAggagggcggcgcggcggccgaCGACGCGGCCGAGTCCCGCGTGGCGCTGCGCCGCAGCAAGCGCACGTCGGCGCCCGAGCGCGACCCCGACACGGACGCGCTGTCCGAGCTCGAGACGCTCGCCAAGCTCGGGCGCTGCGACGAGGCGCCGCCGCCCGAGCGCTGGTTCGGCGAGCGCGCGCTGGAGACGCGCCTGCACCACATCGCGCACGCCGTGCAGAACCGCGAGtggcccgccgccgccgccaagCCCGACGCGCCCGACGAGCGCAAGCACGCGCAGAAGCGCCACATCGCCATCGACGTGGAGACGGACCGCGCCAAGCTGCACGCGCTGCTGTCGTCGCCGGCCGAGCAGCCGCCGCCCGCGCACCAGCGCGTGGGCGCGTCGCCGGCGccggccgcgcccgccgcgcccgtgGACCTGTCGGCGCCGCTCGACCTCAGCGACGCGCTGGACTTcagccgccgcgcgccgcccgccgagccgccgcccgcgccgcgctcgCGCCTCGACGACACGCTGTCGCGCCTCATGAAGCGCAAGAACGTGGTCAGTACCCCTCCACGCGTCGCTTTCTACTTTCGTGCTGTCCTTAGATATGAcaagtctttattttttatgcgttCGATAATAATAgtgatactttttatattttttatgtgttcgacaataatatctaaaaatcgatattttttgtgttcGATAATAGTAGTCAGTCTAAAATAATTGTCGCGTGCGTACTTGCTTGCCGAAAATATGCCGTGCCGCTTAAAGACCGCAGTACTTAATggtaatttttactttacagCCGGCTCCCGAGCAAATCGTTGGCAAAGAGAAAAAGAGGAAGAAGTTAGACGAGATAGTGTTGGGCTTATCTGCAGCGAAGTGCAAGAGTCCGACCGCGTCGGCGTCGGAGCAGGCCCGCGGGCGCGGCGCAGTGTTGCCGGACGTCACCGTGACTCCGGCCGCACCGCCCTCTTCGTCTGCTGCGTCTCCTGTACAAAAACCGTTCTCGGTCACTGTCACCAACGTTCCATCGCCACAAACGTCCTCCAAGGAATTGTCTTCATTTTTACAACAGTCATTGGAACAATCAAAGATGTCTAAATCTTCAACTGTGACACCTATGAAGTCGTATTCACACGAAGCTAAGGTAAATAAGTGGCTGGCGGAACAAGCTAGTGTAGACAGTCGTCGTCGCGGATTAGCCCCCCGCCTCGCACCAGAAGAGCACGTACCTGTAGTTCATCGTGTGACAGGGAAACGAATAGTTGGACCTAAAGCTCCCCAACTCAAACACCTCGCCCAATGGATTGCCGAAAATCCTATGTATGACATAGATTCGAAGTGGACAGAAGGCATAAAGGAACATATTAAATTGCCTCAAGATGTTCGAAGTCAAAGGCATTCCCCGATGCAATCAACAAGCAGCATGAATGAACGTAAGAAAGGCCGACCACCGACACTTGATACACCATCTTCAAATGTTCTATCGTCAAATTCTCATTTGAATCAAAGCCTGGCAGGCTTGAATCCAGCACTTTTAGCCAGCTTATCTAGTCTTAGTGCATTTGATCCAAAAACGTTAGCTGCAACACTATCTAACCTGACAGGATTTGACccaaaactactaaacactTTTGATCCAAAGCTTCTTTCGAGCTTAAGCAGTTTTGATCCAAAGAATAATCCACTACTGAATTCGTTCAGTGGAATGCCAAACTTGCTAGGTAATATAGCTGGAGGAAACATTTTTGCTAATTTGGCTGGATTAGGTTTACCTGGATTTTCTTCCTTAGATATGAATAACCTTAGTGGAGCAAATGTTACAGCAGATAGTAAATCTAAATCGCGTAAACCAGCTGATAATGCAAATCCCTCTAGCTCGAAGTCAGCTAATTCACAATTTCCCTTTGTGTTTCCAAATCCAAATATGCTTTACCCTCAATTAGGGCTAAGTGGGCTTAATCCATTTGGAATGCATTCTGGTATGTCATCAGCGTATGATGCCTTAGGACTATTGAGTAACAACATAGCTGCGAGTTCCGGAGCATCGACGTTACAAAGTTCAAGTCATGCCGCTCGAAGTTCTGCGAAAACAACCACTCCGCGGTCGTCGACAGTAGTTACAAATTCGTCAACTTCTAGACAACAAAAAGTGTCCGATCGTCAACAATCAAGTCAACTACCACAAATACATTTACCACCTGATCCTTACCTTTTGGAATCTCTTTCTAAACAATCTTTAAATTATGACGCTATCATGAGACCGGACAAGAGGTCGCGCGATATGGACAGTAATGAGACAATAGCAACTGATTTAACAAAGActgataagaaaaaaataccgTTTGATTCATTAAGGTCTCAAGTACCGCCAGAGTTTGCCGCTGTGCAAGAAAAATTACTAAAAGGTGATAAAAAAGACATTGACATAAGTAAAATGCTGTTAGAACAGATGGCTTCAGGAGCACTGAGTGCTAGCCTCGTCAGTTCCGCAGAATCTAAAAAAGCCAAAGACGAAAAAGATAGTTCAGAGAAAATCAGTAAGAGTTCTTCAGAATATATGTCTAGACCACATGGCTCCGAGGATGGAGCTTCAGGTATGTCTTTGGTACAGAAACGAACTCACGATGAAATATCTAATGAGCCTGAAAACTTGGCATTACAGCCATCTGAATTAAACCCTGCAAAGAAACTAAAGGAAAGTTCTGAAAAAATTACTACAATTGAGAAAGCACCTGATCACTCACATACAGCAGATATGGATCTCGAAGACCTTATAGCTCCATTGACAGTTATAAAAACAGGAATAAAAGGCGATTTCGATACCGCCATCGCAAAAATGACCCCCACAGAGATGACAACTTCTTCAACATCCATTACAGAGAGAGACGAAAAATCTCAGTCTAAGATGTCTGGCCAATATCATGATGATACTGCCGACAGCAATGAGAACAATGATGACTGCGTGTCAAAGGATGGTGATATGAAAGATAGCGAAGATGGTAGTAATAATGGAGATAATGACGCTGGTCgtaaatgtaacaaaaagaaaacgcGCAAATCATCTGAAGAGATGCCTTCGACATGTCCGCGCCGAGAATTAAGGTCCAGCTCCGGAAGGCAATCAACCGATACAATGAACTCGGGTCATTGAATCTCTCATAATTTGATACGTCATGAAACTTGCTTCCGACCCCGGTGGGAAGCCACAACTAATTGATGTCATTTCGAGCCCAATCGCAATCGTCGTTAGTATCGCAACCCCAAATTCGTAGCAGAAATGTCGTCGTAACTGCTTGGAATGTGTTTTAACAGCAATTATAAAACCAGTGGCGTCCCTTACCGTCGACGGTGTTGCCGCTCGCCGCTGTTACTTACCGCTAATGTCGTTATCAAGCTCTTAGCCTCATGTTATAGTGACGCTTATGAACCATGTATATAGAAAGAAGCACGACTAACAAACTGGGTGGATCACACCGCGGATCTAACGCCTTtcaataaaaagataattatacTCCAAACAATCCTATCCGTGCAGCTTATTCCACATGCGGTTAAGCGTAACTATAATATCGGCTTAACTTAACCACTGCAATCAGATCAATTTTTGATCACGAAAGCGCTGTGGTCCAATCAATTACACGAAATGACTTGTAACGTTATTGATATATTCAGTGAACATAAAAATAGagtaatctattttaattttattctgaatTCCGGCTTTTTCTACATTAAGAATTAGATTAGTTATaagaataatattcttattttaaagTTGTATGATAAAATACAGAAGACTGGATACTCTGCATACAGATCCACAGGTGTACTCAAATTTCTTTACATACAGTTTTGtattagttaaaatattgtaaggAATTATATATACACATAGAATGAAATCAGTTAATCATGCAATACTTTCTTAATTGACAAAATGTCGACAACTAACCGATTAGAAAATGTGGCTTAGAATTTCATTACGTAGTTTATACGATAAACTATTGACACTATAGAGATCTCTTGCAAATAATGTAGCTCAGTTTCTTTTTGACTActatttgtattaaaagtaaGTTAGAAATGTcaaggaaataatataaaattgttcatgagttaatttttaaaagttgagataaatgtgttaaaattattcctggtttattattattctcattTTTTTGaacttagtttttattgtaagttatAAGTCAAACACTGAAtgtgataaaatttatttattacatgtattcttattattttacactGCTCTATGGATGAattgtattatataattatgtgacaaatcgtaaaataaacatagaactgataactaaacaatttttatttgtatgaatcAACAAATTAGTTCTCTTCtcctactaataaataaaacaaccgGCGAGTAACGATGCGCAACATCGCAAGGCTCCAAGTGGATCTTTCAGCTTCTCTGTAATAAACACCCGAGCTGGTATACTCAGTCTTTCATGTTCTTTCTCCTTGATTGTACTCAACCTTGATAAATACAAATagaagtaaaacaacatttaatgtATAGTATATAGTTATATAGTTATAAATGCTCTTAAGGGTTAAGTTTTGAGACGAGCGTATTTTTCTGCGTGTATACGGTCGTTTTAGCATAGGCGCTTACACACACGCTACAGTACGCACTTCAGAAAACAAAATAGGTAAAAAGCTGCAGATCTAcatgttacatatattatgaatttAGGCACTTGATGTAGACGTTGGTCTAGTATGTGCGTAGGGCTTCCAAACTCGGTATTATGGAAACTCTCATCATTTTTCAATCCCGCATGTTGTGGGATTGCGGGTGCGGAATTGAAAAACACCTATCACACGACATACTGGGAGGGACATTGCTGCAGACACTGTCTTGTCTTTCAGTATGATAAGTTTCCCTCGCAAACTTTTAAGTTTAGCataatagtccattgaaatgttacatgagtttggcgcaattttatttttggaacatgtaggaggagtcaatagaagcttaacttgaagtttttGGGGTCgtcacccttgtcccccggccgccatcttggaaaagggggtgggaacacttttttcgctatacctacctcggaaactatgcgtcttacagtaaaattgtaaacgcataatttgtagcaaattattttgcctacatgTTGAATAATGTTTTGCTCTAAATTAACAATCAAAGAAGTCATACGACATGGGGTGGCGTCACAGTTGTATTTTTTGGGATCAAATAAGTGTTTCAGTCGCTATAGTAGGGCCGCCgagtaattaccgatttgacagattattctttaaattaatcgatataaccttgcacgagcgtCACATTTGCggaatgatttagaatacctctttaatataaaactttatgtcaaaatatcagaattaagtaattttccaataaacactgtttcaaaacttaaaatagtttgtaaataatatgaaaacatttattttttgttctttagcgcgcttgtataaagttacatggtgcggattcgtgcgtcttgttttcatagtgatgtgcataatagtattcggtccgaattcattggaataggtatgatttttatttcaaagaatattgatggaatataggaataaggaatacggatatttattttatttcatcaaggatactccacctaatgaagaacttgtgtctttaactattattggttttgattttatttaattaaactctatactagaatatttaaaaacaaactgtgtCAAAATGATATTAGAGTTACCtgttcagtcacttcactagtattgtcaatttgtcatgtgtcaaatcggtaataattcagcggccctactataaccattaaataacaaatacaatagTATCCATATTTAGGTCTTTGGATGAAACTTTTATCGGTACAAGTTAGTagttaataattttcaattcgTCAATCCAACACAACTACACTATGGGGTGCGGCATTGTAGGCTCTTTTtggattgattttttttttatatttacctagTTATCGATATGTAGTGCTTTTGTACCTACATCCCTAGTTTGACAGACTGATGAAGTGTCAAATTTGACAAGAGGTTATGTATGTGGCGAGTTAAAAGTACAACAATACGATTTTTCgtgttatgttatattttgtttcacaaCAACTTTGAAAAATTCTATCGTCATTCTTATTTATCAACAGTTAAACTAAAGTTACGGGCTCGCCCTATTCAAAATGGATAACCGTGCAGCTAAGTTAGCTCTAGCACGTAAGAAGGTAATGATCATTATtgtttaccaaaaaatattaagtattctGTGATCTGATCTAGCAAATTCCTATTATGTTTTGCCTTCGTAATTTAATTCAATGATCCCGTTATCGttcttttacattattttcttaatatatgACACGTAATTCTTGTCGAGTGCGTGCCaaggaaaataaattttcgGTATTAAATGTACTCAATCTTGTAAGTACCGATCATGGAcataatcaaatattataatctaaggTTGTATCTTTGCCTTTTTATGTTACCTCGGACCTTAATATTGTTGCACCTTCTTTTAGTTAAAAGACCACCAGGAAAAGAAGACGATTACTGTAAAAGATGAGAGTTATCAATCAGAAAGAAAACCAAGTTCAGATCTAACAAATCCAGGCTATGATAATACCCAAACTGTAGAAGAATTAAAAACCCCACACAGTGAAGGTATGGCTGATACATTATACTCTGAAGTTCCAACTCCTATCATTAAAGAAGAACTTGTGTTAGCTGATGTAAAAAGTTTAACAGAGGATAATATGAAATCTGCATCTGTGCCTGACATTAATGTTACTGAGATATTAATATCCAATAAGAGAAATCTGGAATTGCAAGTATATGATTTACAAGCTAAACTTGGTCAACTAGAGCATAATCATGCATTGGTGATTAATGATTTCAAGATGTGTAATTCAAAGGTCAATGATCTGGAAAATGAATTGCaaacaattaacaataaatatctaCATGCTACTCAAGAAATATCAATgaaagaaaaagtaattaatgacTTAACTTGTACACAGACATCATAtcaagaacaaataaataatttatcagaGCAATTGGAATTTACAAAATCTATACTTGGTGCCAAAGAGGCAGAGAGTGATTCTCTTCACAGCCAGTTATACAACCTTCAGAATCAATATGATGTCATACATTTACAGTTGCAACAACTCACAAATGGTACACCTGCCTGCCCTTCCAATGAGAAAAGTCTTGATGTTGAAAAGAATGAAGCACTTCTGCAAAAAATCGCTAACTTAGAACAACAATTAAGTTTGTTACAGAAAGAAAGAGATCAGATTAATTTACATTATGAACATTATGTTGCTGAACTGAATGAGCAGTTAAAATCAGTTGTAAAGAAGAATGAAGAGCTGAGTAAGGAGGTACAGAATTTGTCAAACAGGGAGAACAGTCTCATTGAACAAATAAGTGATATGGAGATAAGGCTACAAAACTACAATGTTGACAAAAAACGCTTTGAAATGGATCAGAACACAAGTAACATTAAAGTTTTAGAGGATAATTTAAGACAAGTtcaggtaattttttttagcaAACTATTATGACTTTTctgtaattttaagttttacttgcatgtttgtttgtatgttgattgttttacataacaaacaagatttattcttttttatgttCATTGAGTTTATGTCAtattggtaaataataatatacaatgtcTTTTACCATGCTATCTGATTATAAATCTTTCCATCTTTTCTGCAATAATTCAAAAACTTATATACTCATTCTATTTACTTAAGttatcaaacaaaattgtttagtgaggtaattttacatttaaataatatgtctTATATTGTGTATTTCAAGGGTGCATTAAATGAATTACAAATTCATCACATGAAACTCCAAAGTCAGTATGCTGAAAGTGAAGCAAAAGTAAAGGAACTGTCTGAACTAAAAGAAACTGGTTGCAATCATGATAATATAAGCATAACTAAACTGAGTGCTGATATGACGAGTGATAAAGTTGCTGCTCAGAGGGCTACTGagcaaaacaaaaaattaaaacaagacaTGCAAGGCTTAGAGGATGCATTTGTAAAAATGGTAATGtggtatttttcatacataatttagtaACAGAATGAATGAGTAACAAAAGAAAGGCCTTATTTACTGCCTCTGTAGTACAAGTAAGTAGTGAAACCGACTTCTGATTATTagggtttcgggttcgattcccgaggcGGGCAGTGCTGTTGGTTTTTggtcattaaatataaaaaaaatgcctggTTAATGGCAAGAGGCTTGCCCAGTATCACAgtggactaacattgttaatggccaAATGTGGGTGCATTTCTCATGCACTTCTTGCTCAACATTCGGTATAACAGGcgtatattatatatgtttgtatgaaagtaTTTGACGGGTCGTGAAGCGTGGCGAAGCCTGCCGCGGGTATTCGGGTCCATAGTCGGCGGACTTTTCGAATACctttaaatatgttttgcataaaaacaattgaaatttgaatgaaatcttaatacaatattctaattttttttagaGTAAAGATAAGTTAGAACTAACAGAAAAACTTACTgcagaaaagtttttaaatagaGAGTTAACCATTAAATTAGCTGACGTAGAAGAGAAGGCCAaagaaatgcaaataaaattaaaagctaaGGATGAGGAAATGATTAGATTACAGTCGAATTACAGAGACATTGAGAAACAGTGTGAACAGCTAAAGGATTCAGAGAAGAATATTAATGTTGTTCCTGAAGAAATTGCGCAAGTTATTGAGGAAAACTCCGAGAACAATAATGGACTGGAAAAGGATGAAGCTGAAAatgaacatttaattaaacaagtaGAGAATAAACACAGTATGCAAAAAGAAGATGCTATGTCTAAACTTCAAGAGcggtttttgaaaataatgggAGAAGTCGCGGATTTGTCCGATGAAAAACATAGActtgaacatattattttgcaaCTACAGAATGAAACTGACACAATTTGTGAATATGTAGCTTTGTACCAACAACAACGCAGTTTATTAAAAAGGCGAGACGAAGAGCGGAGTGCTCAACTAAAAGTATTCCAACAGGAATGCGGTAAACTTAAATGTGAGCTGGAAGAGCTTAGTGGAATTTTGGCGCGTTTTGCTGATGACCAAGACTTGTTATCTTATTTCAAAATCGAATCAAGACGCAACGATATGGAGAGAGTCATGACATTGCTAACTAATCTAAGAAACAATTCCCTCATTGAtcctaaaaagaaaaatgttgaatttaaaaacttttatccCTGTAACTGTTGCTCTGGCCAGTTAATCGatgtgtaattaattatttattttaacgccCCAGTGTCTGATATggataatgtattttattatattataatagagtaTAGACAAGTATATGTTATGTGAAAATGTGAATACTATTGCTATCTCCCGTTATTCGTTTTCTTTTTACTTATACCTCGTATTCATGGTAAACATTTGTTTAGCAACAGATGGTCAACGCTGTTGATGAACGGTGAGACTGTTGCTGGAAACTTTGTTTACATAATCATACTGTTATCAACTACAGGTCACACACTTGCCAGAACTCTGGAACACGTTGATTCAGCCTTGTTGCTAAACAATTGTTTACCATGAATCCGCCGCTTAATAAgagtattaaaattgttaaggATAATAGAGTAGATACTCGAAGTAAAGTTTTGCTAAGTATAGTAACATTTATTGTAGCATGTACCCACCCCCTCATAGTCGCCCACCCCGCGGCCTAAGGTCTGGCTACAGTGGCTACTTCTATCGTAAGTTGGGTAAAATAAGCACCCCGATTGGGCCCGTATATTGTAAACGACAGCGCTCCAGACTTCGAAAGATATCAAAAAGGTCAAGGATTTATAAgataggtaaaaaaaaacaaattttcacgTCTTCTAAAAtggtttcttttataaatagcaTAGCTAACTACAAATCATTTGGTTTCTTTTCACATAGTTAATGTAATGAGCAGAAGGTGTAGCTCTTTggataataaattttatagacataggtaggtacctactaatataagtacctacgtaAGTACAAGTCAGATACAATCCGACTTTAAATATCCTGTAGCTACACccacattaataataaattacaagagGATAATACGCAATAACTTCTTGGTAAAAGTCAAGCACTGAACAAAGACTTGGAATATTGTAATCAACCcgcttttgaaaaataaaaaatatactaagtcTTTGTATGATAAGTTCCAGACAATATTATATGCCGAACAAAATTTGAGTGAGAAGATTGTGTTAGTAAGTGcttactattaataaaattgtccaacaaaacaaagttaaattatCGTTACGTGGCAGTATTTTTGCCTGCTACTAAAGGCTGGTTTCACCAGGCATCAACTTAGAATCTGTCAGCGTAACAAGTGGATTATTGACAGATTTAGTCACACATTTGCTGTCACCCTGTCTTACAACCAGTTTCACGGCTTGTGGATAAGTGTCTGAGAGCGTATCCCATAGATAAAGCGACAGCgaaaaaaatgtgtcaaaattaCACATGTTATGTTATCCGAAATTGACAAAACcgatcataaataaaatgatactctatatattattaaattatcaggTACCTGCGTAGaatttaatagtattattatgtacctaaatatatttaaaagataattaagTACCTAACTAACTATTTTAGAACTAACTTACATAGTCTGTTGTCTATTACTTTCTAAATAAGGATTCAGAATACAACTGCGTATTAACCTCTCGATGAAAAcgtaaatataaacaatgtaTGACACCGTAAGATTGTGAATTTCGTCACTATATGTACAATCTAAATAGTCATGCATGAGTGACAATATGAAGCAcggcaaaataaatgtttgttatttatgttttatgttattgaatCAATATTTCGTCGTCCATAGTCTGGACCAAAAGGTCCCACGTATGTGACGTATGTAGTTATTACTAATTATGTCAacagattttctttaaattctCCACTACAGTCAAGTTAGATTGTAAAGTAAATTTCACAATGTTACGatgacataattatatgtatCCTCAGTCCTTTATGAATGAAtcatttaaatgaattatatCAAAAATGATTCCGTTAAAAAAAAGTACACTACGGGCGTACTACAATATGGAAACGGGTTGCTTGCTGGTAAGAGCGGGGCGGTATTGATCGTAGCAGGCATTCATTTCTATGGAGCATAAGCGCTTCCATAGAAATGAATATCCGCACTAGTCGGATGCACCCGTAGACAGGAAAGTGGTCTTAACTTACAAAAAACAAGCGAATATAATACCCCCAGTACCTTTGCCAAACTTTAATGTAGGCCAAAACGAACATTTTACACACGACATTTAAGGAGTTCCTTTTTGTAAGGCAAATCGCATT of the Anticarsia gemmatalis isolate Benzon Research Colony breed Stoneville strain chromosome 3, ilAntGemm2 primary, whole genome shotgun sequence genome contains:
- the LOC142987381 gene encoding uncharacterized protein LOC142987381 — protein: MDNRAAKLALARKKLKDHQEKKTITVKDESYQSERKPSSDLTNPGYDNTQTVEELKTPHSEGMADTLYSEVPTPIIKEELVLADVKSLTEDNMKSASVPDINVTEILISNKRNLELQVYDLQAKLGQLEHNHALVINDFKMCNSKVNDLENELQTINNKYLHATQEISMKEKVINDLTCTQTSYQEQINNLSEQLEFTKSILGAKEAESDSLHSQLYNLQNQYDVIHLQLQQLTNGTPACPSNEKSLDVEKNEALLQKIANLEQQLSLLQKERDQINLHYEHYVAELNEQLKSVVKKNEELSKEVQNLSNRENSLIEQISDMEIRLQNYNVDKKRFEMDQNTSNIKVLEDNLRQVQGALNELQIHHMKLQSQYAESEAKVKELSELKETGCNHDNISITKLSADMTSDKVAAQRATEQNKKLKQDMQGLEDAFVKMSKDKLELTEKLTAEKFLNRELTIKLADVEEKAKEMQIKLKAKDEEMIRLQSNYRDIEKQCEQLKDSEKNINVVPEEIAQVIEENSENNNGLEKDEAENEHLIKQVENKHSMQKEDAMSKLQERFLKIMGEVADLSDEKHRLEHIILQLQNETDTICEYVALYQQQRSLLKRRDEERSAQLKVFQQECGKLKCELEELSGILARFADDQDLLSYFKIESRRNDMERVMTLLTNLRNNSLIDPKKKNVEFKNFYPCNCCSGQLIDV